AGCATATTGGACATTGGCTGTGGGTATGGTCGTGATGTATTCTACTTTTTAGACAATTTTAGATGTAGGATTTTAGGGATAGACATTTCCAGAAAAGCTATAGAAATTGCCTTAGATACAGATACAGCATTAAAAACACAAAAAGGGGACGATGTGAAATTTGAGTGTTGCAATTTCACAGAGCTGAGGGATGGCAAATATGACCTTGTATTTATCTCAAACTTGTATCAACTACTAAAAAAGGATGAAAGGCAAGAGCTTAGAAAAACAATTATGAGAACGTTAGCACCAAACGGATTACTGTTCTTGAGCACACTTTCAGTAAGAGACCCCGAACATTACAGAAAGGGCATTCCTGTTTTCGATGAATCCAATTCATTTCAGGAAAAAGT
The window above is part of the Methanophagales archaeon genome. Proteins encoded here:
- a CDS encoding class I SAM-dependent methyltransferase, with protein sequence MKTFWDDGYKSNERIWGGRPSELAIAAVRYLEKCELNKGMFSILDIGCGYGRDVFYFLDNFRCRILGIDISRKAIEIALDTDTALKTQKGDDVKFECCNFTELRDGKYDLVFISNLYQLLKKDERQELRKTIMRTLAPNGLLFLSTLSVRDPEHYRKGIPVFDESNSFQEKVYIHFCTREELIEDFAFLNIKELYEHEYYEPHANGEVHHHISWILIGVIGKYVGTSYNTP